From the genome of Variovorax sp. RA8, one region includes:
- a CDS encoding bifunctional aminoglycoside phosphotransferase/ATP-binding protein: protein MNAPESTAVATHRSLVMALLERLQSDTGEAVSLMETHISWVLLTSRLAYKLKKPVSLGFVDFSTLPARKHFCEEEVRLNRRLAPSLYIGVVAVCGTTRAPRIGEGDPIDFAVCMRRFPEDALLQRLLEAGRLEDGHLEQFGQRLAAFHAQAQVAAPASEFGAPDQVGRPAVDALARLRADAGAQGTRALQAWVFEQRKALRTAWFARQRGGAVRECHGDLHLANVVLIDDHLTAFDCIEFDPALRWIDVMSDVAFLTMDLKAHGRRDLAFRFLDAYLQHSGDYAGVPVLRFYEVYRALVRALVGRLRARAGVEVVQCIEPDYLACATRLARTSNTAPRLMLTHGLSGSGKSTMAAALLAAAGAIRIRSDVERKRLFGLGAHQRSLDHHAEIYTQDATQRTFARLAECARTALQAGYPVIVDAAFLRRDERLAFRALAAELRVPFSILRCRAGKAELRRRIVARDTQGRDASEATLDVLERQLATQEPLDPGECALTLDVSTDAPVDMAALSARWLALSP from the coding sequence ATGAATGCGCCAGAATCAACTGCCGTCGCGACGCACCGCTCGCTGGTGATGGCCTTGCTCGAGCGCCTGCAGTCCGACACCGGGGAGGCGGTCTCGCTGATGGAGACCCACATCTCCTGGGTGCTCCTGACCTCGCGGCTGGCCTACAAGCTGAAAAAGCCTGTCTCCCTGGGTTTCGTCGATTTCAGCACGCTCCCGGCACGCAAGCACTTCTGCGAAGAGGAGGTGCGCCTCAACCGGCGGCTGGCGCCTTCGCTCTACATCGGCGTGGTGGCCGTGTGCGGCACGACCCGGGCTCCGCGTATAGGAGAAGGCGACCCGATCGACTTCGCCGTCTGCATGCGGCGATTCCCCGAGGATGCATTGCTGCAACGCCTGCTGGAGGCTGGACGGCTGGAGGACGGCCATCTTGAACAGTTCGGGCAGCGGTTGGCTGCTTTCCACGCCCAGGCGCAGGTCGCCGCGCCGGCCTCCGAGTTCGGTGCTCCGGACCAGGTGGGTCGTCCAGCAGTCGATGCATTGGCACGTCTGCGCGCCGATGCCGGCGCGCAGGGCACGCGAGCCCTGCAGGCTTGGGTTTTCGAGCAAAGGAAGGCGTTGCGCACGGCCTGGTTCGCGAGGCAGCGCGGCGGTGCGGTCCGCGAATGCCATGGCGACCTTCACCTGGCCAATGTGGTGCTGATCGATGACCATCTGACCGCCTTCGACTGCATCGAGTTCGATCCTGCTCTGCGCTGGATCGACGTGATGAGCGACGTCGCCTTTCTCACGATGGACCTGAAGGCGCATGGCCGCAGGGATCTCGCATTCCGCTTTCTCGACGCGTACCTGCAGCACAGCGGCGACTACGCCGGGGTGCCGGTGTTGCGTTTCTACGAGGTGTACAGGGCACTGGTGCGCGCATTGGTCGGGCGCCTGCGTGCGCGTGCCGGGGTCGAGGTTGTGCAGTGCATCGAGCCGGACTATCTTGCCTGCGCAACACGACTTGCGAGGACGTCGAACACCGCACCGCGCCTGATGCTCACGCACGGGCTGTCCGGCTCGGGCAAGTCGACCATGGCTGCGGCGCTGCTGGCGGCTGCGGGCGCGATCCGCATCCGATCGGATGTCGAGCGCAAACGCCTCTTCGGATTGGGGGCGCACCAACGGTCACTCGACCATCATGCGGAGATCTACACGCAGGATGCGACGCAGCGCACTTTCGCCCGCCTGGCCGAGTGCGCGCGCACAGCGCTGCAGGCCGGCTACCCGGTGATCGTCGACGCCGCCTTCCTGCGCCGCGACGAGCGGCTGGCGTTCCGGGCCCTGGCGGCGGAGCTGCGTGTGCCCTTCTCGATCCTTCGTTGCCGCGCCGGCAAAGCGGAGCTGCGCAGGCGGATCGTGGCGCGTGATACCCAGGGGCGCGATGCCTCCGAGGCGACCTTGGACGTACTGGAGCGGCAGCTTGCGACCCAGGAGCCCCTGGATCCGGGCGAATGCGCCCTCACGCTCGACGTTTCCACGGACGCGCCGGTGGATATGGCTGCACTGAGCGCGCGCTGGCTTGCGCTTTCCCCCTGA
- a CDS encoding universal stress protein, whose translation MYQRILVPIDGSPTSRHGLEEAIRVAKLTQGRLRLFHVIDELSFALAMDAYSGYAGDWLNVLRENGKRLLDEATASARAAGIEADAVLSDSFSGAVHELVNAEAAKWPADLIVLGTHGRRGVGRVVMGSSAEHILRYASVPVLLVRAPQVESTAEPVQATKTVSLPTGALAFE comes from the coding sequence ATGTATCAGCGGATTCTTGTTCCCATCGACGGCAGCCCGACATCGAGGCACGGGCTCGAAGAAGCCATTCGCGTCGCCAAACTCACGCAAGGACGGCTGCGGCTGTTCCATGTGATCGACGAGCTCTCCTTCGCCCTCGCGATGGACGCCTACTCGGGATATGCCGGCGACTGGCTGAACGTGCTTCGTGAAAACGGCAAGCGCCTCCTCGACGAGGCGACGGCCAGCGCCCGGGCGGCCGGCATCGAAGCCGACGCGGTGTTGTCCGACAGCTTTTCGGGCGCGGTCCACGAACTGGTGAACGCCGAAGCCGCCAAGTGGCCCGCGGACCTGATCGTCCTGGGCACTCACGGTCGTCGCGGTGTCGGTCGTGTCGTCATGGGCAGCAGTGCGGAGCACATCCTGCGCTATGCATCCGTGCCGGTGCTGCTGGTCCGCGCCCCGCAGGTCGAATCCACGGCCGAACCGGTTCAGGCGACGAAGACGGTCAGCTTGCCGACCGGCGCCCTGGCCTTCGAGTGA